The Diadema setosum chromosome 1, eeDiaSeto1, whole genome shotgun sequence genome has a window encoding:
- the LOC140226127 gene encoding LOW QUALITY PROTEIN: probable tubulin polyglutamylase ttll-15 (The sequence of the model RefSeq protein was modified relative to this genomic sequence to represent the inferred CDS: inserted 1 base in 1 codon), translating to MYRQLSPKHRSRRAGLPPHVLYVLISALCIGLLIIMWNVYQLRVMHELQFTSRNGPHPGAGMAEGTSADMDHSGRPVVWIHGKHVSGAGTFFELMRFDFVLDEDLNVFLMEVNMSPNLSTAHFLENTHLYERVVYNVLSVNDVARXIPFSLRNSQGKIQEMRVSNREIVVKSELCASEECLTCEDEACRVCHRCLAPSQKAMLRAAWLEHHNRKSMRRVYPEPLAQDEAVNYNTRSDDGLNKNDQIMREWFAAKCAQDVTFCQ from the exons ATGTATAGGCAGCTGTCTCCGAAGCACCGGTCCCGTCGAGCGGGTCTTCCACCCCACGTCCTCTATGTTTTGATTTCGGCCTTGTGCATTGGTCTGCTCATTATCATGTGGAATGTATACCAGCTGAGAGTCATGCATGAGCTGCAGTTCACCAGCCGCAACGGCCCACACCCTGGGGCCGGTATGGCTGAGGGCACGTCTGCAGACATGGACCATAGTGGGAGGCCAGTGGTTTGGATTCACGGTAAACATGTAAGTGGTGCAGG CACATTCTTTGAGCTGATGAGGTTTGACTTTGTCCTGGATGAAGACTTGAATGTGTTTCTCATGGAG GTGAACATGTCGCCCAACTTGTCGACAGCCCACTTTTTAGAGAACACCCACCTGTATGAGAGGGTGGTATACAACGTCCTGAGCGTCAATGACGTGGCCA ACATTCCCTTCAGTCTCAGAAACAG TCAAGGGAAAATCCAGGAGATGCGAGTCAGCAACAGAGAAATTGTCGTCAAATCTGAGCTGTGTGCCTCAGAGGAGTGCCTGACATGTGAGGATGAG GCATGCAGAGTGTGTCACAGGTGCCTGGCACCCTCCCAAAAAGCGATGCTGCGGGCAGCTTGGCTTGAACACCACAACAGGAAAAGTATGAGGAGGGTGTACCCTGAACCTCTG GCTCAAGATGAGGCAGTGAACTACAACACAAGATCTGACGATGGTCTCAACAAGAACGATCAGATAATGCGCGAGTGGTTTGCAGCCAAGTGTGCCCAGGATGTAACCTTCTGCCAG